Part of the Rhizobium tropici CIAT 899 genome, GGCCAGGCATATGAGCTTGATGCGATCGCTGCCGTTATTCTCGGCGGCACCAGTTTCGTCGGCGGCGTCGGCTCGATCTGGGGCACATTGATCGGCGCGCTCATTATCGCCGTGCTTTCGAACGGCCTGATCCTCGTCGGGGTATCCGACATCTGGCAGTACATCATCAAGGGGCTTGTCATCATCGTGGCCGTGGCGCTCGACCGCTATCGGCTGAAAGGGCTTAGCCGCACCTGAGGATGTGCGGCTGGAGGAACCGGGATTACCGGACAACGGGGCGCAGGAAGCGCCATAAGGAGGAAAGAATGCGTATGATCACGAAACTGCTCGCCGCCACCGCGCTTGCGGCTGCCATAGCAATGCCGGCTGCCGCCAAAGACCTTCAGAAGATCGGCATTTCTGTCGGCCTGCTCGGCAATCCATTCTTCGTCGCCACCATCAAGGGTATCGAAGACAGCGCCAAGAAGATCAATCCGAACGTCCAGGTTACGTCCGTATCGGCCGACTACGACCTCAACAAGCAGGTCTCGCAGATCGACAGCTTCATCGCCGCCGGCGTCGACATCATCATGCTGAATGCCGTCGATGCCAAGGCGATCGCCCCCGCCGTCAAGAAAGCCCAGGCAGCAGGCGTCATCGTTGCTGCGTTTGACGTATCGGCTCCCGGCGCCGACGTCACCGTCATGACCAACAACATCAAGGCCGGCGAAGAGGCTTGCCAGTACATCATCGACCAGCTGAAGAGCAAGGGCAACGTCGTCATCATCAATGGCCCGGCCTCCTCGTCGATCCTCGACCGCGTTCAGGGTTGCAAGAACGTCCTGGCGAAGAGCCCCGATATCAAGGTCCTGTCCGACGATCAGAACGGCCAGGGTTCGCGCGACGGTGGCCTTGCCGTCATGCAGGGACTTCTGACGCGCTTCGACAAGATCGATGCCGTCTTCGCGATCAATGACCCGACAGGCATCGGCGCGGAACTGGCGGCCAAGCAGCTCAATCGCCACGAGTTCTTCATCACCTCGGTCGATGGCGCTCCCGACATCGAAAAGTCGCTCGCAAGCAGCAAATCGATGATCAAGGCATCGGCCTCACAGGATCCCTACACGATGGCCGGAGACTCCCTGAAGATGGCGGTCGATGTCCTCAACGGCAAGAAGCCCGCCCAGCCCACCGTCCTCCTCGATCCCAAGCTGATCACGGCTGACAATCTCAAGGACTACAAGGGCTGGACGGCAGCTCGCTAAAATCTCCTCCCGAGCGGCCCGTCCCTTTTTTCTACGGGGGCGGGCCGCGATCTTTGCCACCAATCGGAAAGCGGCGTCCCATGTCCAAAATCGGTGTTCACTCCTTCGTCTGGAGTGCCGGCTCCTCCAAGGAAGACCTTGAAAAGGCTCTTACAAGATCGCACGAGCTTGGCTTCCAGCTGATCGAATTCTCCTATCTGGATCCGAAGCTGGTAGACGTGAAATGGCTCGCGTCCCGCATCGAAGAACTCAGCCTCGATGTCGCAATCAGCATGGGATTGCCGGCAGAAGGCGATATTTCCAGCGAGGATCCGACGATCGTTGCCAAAGGAAAGGACATTCTTGATCGCGCTGTAGCGCTGGTGCGCGATCTCGGCGGCACAAAGCTTGCGGGAATCCTGAGCTCGGCGCACGGCAAGCAGGAGCGTACGCCGACGAAAAGGGGGTGGGATACCAGTATTTCGACCCTGTCCAAGGTCGCCGACCAGGCAAAGACTTCCGGCGTCACCCTCAACCTCGAGATCGTCAACCGGTTCGAGAGCAATATGCTGAACACTGCCGCCCAGGGCATGGCTTACATTCGCGATACCGGCGCCTCCAACGTTTTCCTGCATCTCGACACGTTCCACATGAACATCGAGGAGGCCGATGTCGGGCTCGCTATCCGCCATGCTAGCGACAAGATCGGCTACGTCCATATCGGCGAAAGCCATCGCGGCTATCTCGGAACCGGCAATATCGATTTCGCCGCCATTTTCGATGCATTGGTCGCAGTCGGCTGGAACGACTACGTAACCTTCGAATCCTTCTCGACCGCCATCGTCGACAAGGACCTATCGCTGAAGACGGCGATCTGGCGCAATCTCTGGGACGACAATGTTGCCCTTGCCAGACATGCACGGCAATTCATCGAGCTGGGATTGGAAACCGCCAGCCGCAAGGCGGAACTGGTGAAGCTCGCCCACCTTTCCGGCTGAGCGTATCCGAAATAGTCGCTCAAGGATCGTCCGACGCTCAGCAAGCGCCGGCTCGGGATCGCGTCGCGCGGCAAAGTGCCTGCAGATCTACTTTGTCGCTCCAGCCGTGAGGCCTGTGATGAGTTTGCGCTGGAATAGCATGTAAGCGAGAATGAGCGGGCCGATAACGATGACAGCGCCCGCCGTCAGCACAGGCGTATTGACCGTATAACGTCCCTGAAAAAACAGCATGCCGATCGGTAGCGTGCGATAGTTGTCGTCATTAACCAGAACAAGTGGAATAAGAAATTCGTTCCATGTCCAGATGAACAGGAACAATGCCAGCGTCGACATGGATGGCAGCATCAGGGGTACGATAACTTTCGACAGAATGTATCGTCTAGATGCTCCATCGAGGACGGCTGCCTCTATGACCTCCAATGGCAACTGCTGCATCGCGCTTGCCATGAACATTGTCGCAAAAGGCAGCGACATGGCAATTTGCGGAAGGATCAACGCCGCATACGTGTTGATGAGACCGACATATCGCATCTCATAGTAGAGTGGAATGATGAAGGCTTCGGTCGGCACCATCATGCCGATGGTCAAGAGAACGAAAATGGTGCGTCTGAAGGGAAAGCTCAGGAATGCGAAACTGAATCCCATCAATGTCCCGAGTATGATGCTGACGATAACCACAGGGAAAACGATCAGAACCGAATTCAGGAAATAGACGTTAAAATGGCCCTCGATCCAAGCATTCGCATAGTTCTCGAAATGCGGATAGGCGGGCAATACGAATGCGCCCTGGATAAGATCGGCGCGGCTCTTCAGAGACGTCAGTATCAGAAGCGCGAAGGGGATAACCGTCAAGACCGCAAAGAGCCAAAGAATGATACGTGACGGCAGAACCGCGCCTATCCCATGAAAATTTCTGCTCACGATGCACTCCCTCCGTTCACTGGCCGCACCAGCCGATGAACGGCATAATTGATTGTGAAGACCAGAATCGCACCGATGATGGCAACGGCCGACGCATAGCCATAACGGTTCAATTGGAAGCCAAGCTCGTACATGTAAATATTAGGAACGAGGGTCGCATTGGCCGGACCGCCCCTGGTCATCGTAAAGATTAGGTCAAAGCTCTTGATGGAAGCAATGATGGTGAGAAGCAACGCGATGCGTATTTCTGGCAGCAGGAGCGGCAGCGTTATGAAGAAGAAAATCCTGCTTCCTGAAGCACCGTCGACCCTCGCCGCTTCAAACAGCGAAGGGTCAATCCGCTGAATACCGGAAAGAAACAGCACCATGCAGAAACCGAAGAAATACCAGCTGGCGACGATACCTACGGCCGGTAGGACAAAGGTGAAATCGCCAAGCCAGGGTAAAGCGATCGAACCTAGGCCAACCAGCTTCAATGCCTGATTGATGGGACCAAAAGCAGGATTGTAGAGCCAGTGCCAAATGATGCCAAGGACGGCGGTCGGCATGATATAGGGCAAAAACAGCAATGTGCGCAGCGCGAACTGTTCCCGCTGCCTCAGCGACCAGACCAATGCGGCAAGCAACAGGCCGACAACGATCGGGATGACACAGTAGAACACCATAAAGAGTGCATTGTTTTTCAATGCGACATAGAAAGTCTCATCCGAAAGCAATTTTGCATAATTGCCAAAGCCAACCCAATTGGGCGAGCCGATCCCATTCCATTCGGTGAAACTGATACCGATTGCCGCGATAATGGGGCCAAGGACAAGAGCAAGATAAACCAGCAAACCAGGCAGAATATAAATGAGATTTCTGCTGGCGTTGGCATCAAGTGGTGAACGTTTCATGCACCATCTCATGAATATGCCAGGGGTCGACTGGCGCCGCTCTGGCCGTGATCAGGATTGACGTAGCGAAGTTTCCCGCCGTTGCTTCTCATCAAATGGAGCAGCGGCAGGATTGCTGTGTCTGGCAATCACTTGCTCTTCATATAGGCGGCATAATCGGCATCGAGCTTGCCGATCAGCTCTTCAGGCGTTTGTTTGTTCGCGAGCAGCAGCGGCGTATTTTCATCAAACGTCTTGAGCATGGTGGGGCTCGCCCAATCGGGATAATGCCCCAGTGCATTGTCATCGTTCAACGATTTCCAGATCGCGATGCCCTCCTTCAGAAGCGGGGAAGCGTTGACCCCGGCATCTTCAGGAACTGGAGTAGCTGGCAGATAGCCGGCGCGAGCCCAGGTCACGGATGCATCCTTGGAGACCATGTAATTGATGTATTCGCCGGCGAGATCCTTCATTTTGTCGCTCTTGGCCAGGCCAGTGATCGCCCAGGCAAGGTCGACACCGCCAACCGAAAGCGGATGCTTGATACCGGCGGGTGCCGGGATCGGCATGAAATGGATATCCGGATTGTTCTGCATATCGCCGAAGTACCAGGTTCCAGAAATCAGAAAGGCCCCTTGGCCAGCAACAAAAAGCTGAACGGCATCATCACCCGAAATGCCCTGGTAGCCATCGGAGAAATAGCCGTTTGTTGCCCATTTCTGAGCAAGTCTCACCGATTCCAGATTGCCAGGCGTATTCCAGGTTCCGCCGCGGCCGTAGATCAGGTCATCAAGCGCCTTTCGATCGGACGCATCGATATGCGCCTGACTGATCCCGGCCAACATATGGAGCGCCAGGTGGCCCTTCGCAGTGCCTATGGTGAGCGGTGGGGTGCCTGCGGCCTTAACCTTATCGAGGGCTGCAAGGAAATCGTCGAAGTTCTTGATCGGCAGCTCGACTCCGGCAGCTTTCAAGACCTTTTCGTTGTAATAAAGACCGACGATTTCGGCGAGCGACGAGATACCATAGGTCTCCCCGACACCGAACTCGCCCTTGCTCGACCATCGGTCACGCGCAAGCAGACTATCGGACTGGTTTTTATCCCAGCCATATTTCTTGAGATAGGTATCGACAGGAACGAGAAGGTTTTCCTTCACCATCGCGCCCATGTCGCCAGCGCCCTGGTTAACTTTGGTCACCACTGGACCATCGCCGGATGAAACCGCAAGCTTGAGCGTAAGATTGAGATCCTGGAAGTCGCGTACGGTATGGTCGAGCTTAACCTCAGGATGCGCCTTCTGGAAATTGGCGTTGAGCTCAGTCATCACGGCAGCCCGCGACTCCGAGTCATGGTCGTCCCAGACGGTAAGCGTCTCGGCAAAGACAGCCGTCGACATGCCGAGCCCCACAAAAGTGGCGCCCGCCAAAATCCCTGTCTTCTTCAGCATTGATGCCATGTTGATGGAGATGAAATTGCTAAACATTGATTGGTTCCCTCTAGCTGCGTTTTGGCAGTTCCTATCGTTTCCAACCGGCCTGTCCTGCTGAGACGAGCCGAATGTCTTGCATCGTCAGGCCTTTACGGACCTGATGAATTTCCTTATCCTTTTCAAAAGATCAGCGGGCTTCCATCCCGCAGATGCAGTGCCTCAACTTTCCCAGTTTTACCGCTGCCTGATGTCAGCTCGCGCCGTGCAGCGGCCAGCAAATCGATGGTGCGATGCCTCCTAAGATCGACAATTATTTCATCCGTCCGGCGACCGAGAACGACGTTGACGCCCTCTTCCATATTTGCCTGCTGACGGCTGACGCGGGAGCCGATGCGAGTGCGCTTTACAGCAATCCGCGCCTTCCCGGTTACGTTTGGGCGGTGCCCTATCTCAAATTCGCTCCGGAATTCGCGTTCGTTCTTGCCAGGCACGACCGGGTCGTCGGCTATGTTGTCGGCACGCCGGATACCGCCAGCTTTGACAAAGCGCTCGGCAGAGATTGGTGGCCGCTTGTTCGCCGCGAGATCGCCGGTCTGATACCCAGCACGGTAAAAGACGCTGATGTTCTGGAGCGAATAGCCAATCCTCATAGCGGCACGCCGGGCCTTGAAGAGACCTATCCGGCGCATCTTCACATCAATATTCTGCCCGAAGCGCAATCGGGCGGATGGGGACGCCTGATGATCAAGACCATGCTCAACAAGCTTTCGAGCCACGGTGTGCCCGCGGTTCATCTTGGTGTCAGTCCAGCAAACGAACGTGCCAAGGGTTTCTACAGGCATCTCGGCTTCGAAGAACTCAGCCATGACGGGCACCTTGCCTTCGTTATGAAATTGGACAAGCCGGCAATCTGAACAGAAATCTTGCCGGCCTCCCTTCATTATCTATTCTCCGCGTTTACAGCTTCCAGGCCATATTTGAGGACGATAGCCGCCGGCATCGCGCTCCACCCCTGCAGCAGGGAACCGCGTCCATAGGGTGGCGAGAAATATTCGACAGCGCCGGCCCAACCATTTGCCAGGCAGGTTTCCCACCAGCGTATGAGGGCATAGCGTGCGCCACCGAGACCGTGGCGTATTCTCTCTTCCGCATAGACGCCGTCCCAATAGGGCCAATCGGATCCATTGTGATAGCGAAAGGGGAAAGCGGTTTTCGATCTCACGTCACTTGCCCGCTTGAACGGCGGATAGGCGCACAACACACCCCAATCGCCATAGGGCTGTCTGGTATTGTTTCGAGCCTCCAGGACCTCTTCCATGGCCTTGAGCAGACCAGAGGCTCGTGTCTGCGAAATCGCCCCATAACGGGAGAGCGTCAGGCTATCGAGCACGAGATGATCCTCGACAAATCCGTCGGGGGTAATGAAATCGGCGTAACCATTTCTGCTGGGGACAAAAAGCCCGTCTTCGATTTCGGCACGAGCGGAGGCCGCTATCTCGCGTGCCTTCTGCGTCAATGCGGGGTCATGTCCGGCTCCCAGCTTGGCCACGCCATCCAATGCACCGACGAAAAGGCCGAGATTGTAGGAGACGAGGCCCTCCCGGTAGACATTGTCCGCCCAATCCCTGTCGTTTCGCGGCTTCAGCGGCAATACGCTGCCGGGACCTGCAAGGGCCAGATATCGTTCAACGATGGCGGTCACAAGCGGCCAGTGCCGCACCGCCTCCGCCACATCCCCCGTGGTTTCCACATAGTCGGCAAGAAAGAGGATGAAGAAAAGCGGGCTGTCAAAATGATCGCTCCACCAGTCATCGGGACGATTGTGATGCTCCGGAGCAGCCTTCCCGCGATACTTCTCGGGATTTCGGGTAGCATCGAGAACGAAGTTCTGCCAGGCGCGCGATTGCGCCGGTCCGGTCAAAATCACACCGCTCGGCGCCTCTCCGTCTGGCTGGATTCCCTTGGCCAAAAGCCGAATTTCATCGCGTACCGCTTCCGGGGCAAGCTTCAACAGCATCTGCATCGTCCAGTAGCCATCGCGATAATAGGTGCGAGCAGGCGCACTGTAAGCCTGCCCCGCGGCCAGACCGGCAAACCTGCCATTCTCATCCAGGCGGATGCTGGAAAGTGCGGCGTGTGCTCCCTGCATCACCATGCTGCGCATTACGGGATCGGCCTTTGGCGTGAGGTCGCAGCGGGCTACATAACTCGCGGCTTCTGCGACGATAGCGTCGTTTGCAAGACCGAATGCAGCTTCTGCTTCCTCTTTCGAGGCTCCGGCAGCAATACGGATATCGCCATCATCGACCTCGATGATCATCGCACCCCAACCGGTCACAACGATACGGCGATTATTGCGTTTGGTGAGCTTGGGCTTCGGACTATCCTTGCCAATTTCATGCCACCAAGCGCAGCGACGAGCCGGATAAACGCCCTCCAGGCGGGCATTGCGGATCAGAAGGATGGGCCTTGATTGGGCGACAAAGATGCCATCCGCTTCGGCAATAATCCTGTTTGGCCCGTAAATGTAAGGTCCGGCAAGCCTGGAAAAACGTATGCGCCCCAGACGACCGCTCCCCCAAAGAGCGAGATCAAGATAGCCGTCGGGATGCGCATCCGCCTGCAGCCGAGGCGCCATGATCGGCAGAATGACCGGGTGGCTGGTTGTGATTTCGCCGTGGGACGTGGGAGTCATCATGGCAAATCAAGCACCTTTCACCGCGCGGTGTCGGACATGGGATGACGTATGAAAATCAGGCGGCAATACCAAGCAATCTTGCCGAAATGGAGCGCTATAAAGTCCGCGGCATAGGCGAAACGAGCTCTCTCATCCGTTGGCCTCGGTTTCATGACCCCTCCGCAATTTGCTTAGTCACCGGGGAAGTCTACAAATCACGCGCCAAATTTGTCAATGACATGGACAAATTAAATGATTTCGCCCAGCCAACCGACTGAGATTTACTTGCTTTTTGTTCATTTTCCCTGGAAATTGACATTGCCGCAGCACGACATGGATGAATTAGGAAAAGGTCCCGAACTAATTAGAGGTAGAATGCGAGACCGCCATCATGCCTAACGCGACACAGACACCGATCGCGCGAAAAATCTCGACGAACTCTGTCATTCGGACCATCCTTGCCAAGGGCTCCATTTCCCGCGCGGATATTGCCAAGCAAACCGGCTTATCCAAGCAAACCATTTCCGACGTCGTTCGCAGTTTGGAGAGCAACGGCTGGCTGAAGCCGACCGGATATACCGACGGGCGTTTGGGGCGAACGGCGATAACCTATGAGCTCGATGCGAGCGCGGGCTTTGCCGCCTCCATCGATCTCGGCGGAACCAAGATTGCCGCCATCATCTGCGATCTCGTCGGAAATGTCGTCGCCGAAACCAAGGTGCCGACGAACGCGCTCGGCGGGCTCCATCTGGTCGATCAATTCCAGGCCATTATTGAGGATCTTGCCCACAACGCCGGTATTGATCTTTCCAAGTTGCGCATCATCGTACTGGCGACGCCAGGCATACTTGACCCGGCCACCGGGCATATCAACGTTGCGCCGAACATCCCGGGTGTGGAAACGATCGACTTGCGCCGGCTCCTGAGCGACAGGACGGCAACGCCGGTCATCATCGAAAATGACGTCAATCTTGCTGCGCAAGGAGAACGATGGCGAGGGCACGGCTCCACGTCGGATAATTTTGCCTTCGTGGCACTCGGAACCGGTATCGGCATGGGCATCATTGCCAATGGTCGCCTCATGCGCGGCGCGCGCGGCGGCGCCGGCGAGATAGCCTATCTGCCTCTCGGCGGGGAGCCATTTGATCCAGACGGCTTTACACTTGGAACGCTGGAAAGCGCCGTGGGCAGCGCGGCAATGGTGCGGCGCTATTGCGGATATGGTGGGCAAGGCAAGGCGACGGTAGCGGATCTTTTTTCGGCGCTGGTGGCCGGCGAACCGGCCGCTATCGCGGTCATCGAGGAAACCTCGCGATCGATTGCGCTTGCCATTGCCGCAATCGGCGCAACTCTCGACCCCGAATTGGTGATCATGGGCGGCAGTATCGGCGCGCGGCCCGAACTTGTCGAAGCTATCAGCAGATATCTACCACGTTGCACACCCTACCCGCCGCGCATCGAAATCAGTCGGTTTGGCAATCGGGCGGCACTCATCGGTGGCATCAGCATTGCCGTGGAGCACATGCACCACGAGTTGTTCGGTGTCGATTTGCAAGATCCGTGAAATAGACATCTATCGCTCGGATGAAGCGGAAAAGCTGTCGATAGCAACCGTGTCTGCGAATCGGGGACGGACTCTTAGACCTCGGCAAACGTGAGACCTCCGGAGATAGTCACCGGTTTGCCGCTTTGCAATCTCCATTTCCCTATGCCACCGGGCTATCTTCCAAAGCCAGAAAGCCTCCCGATTGCCGTCGCCACAATCTTGCATAAAGGCCATCTTTGGCGATCAGCTCCTCATGCCTCCCCTCCTCGACGATCCGGCCCTCGTCCAGCACGATGAGGCGGTCGAGTTCAGCGATCGTTGAAAGACGATGCGCGATGGCAAGCACTGTCTTGTCGCGCATCAGACGATGAAGTTGGCCCTGAATCACCGCCTCCACCTCAGAATCGAGGGCGGAAGTCGCCTCGTCGAGCACGAGGATGGGAGCATCCTTGAGCAACACGCGGGCAATGGTGATGCGCTGGCGCTGGCCGCCGGAGAGCTTGACGCCGCGCTCGCCTACGCGCGAGTCGTAGCCGGCACGCCCTTCCTGATCGGAAAGCCCTATGATGAAATCATGAGCGGCCGCCTGCTGGGCCGCGGTCTCGATTTCTTCTCGCCCGACCCCTGTGCGGCCATAGGCGATGTTTTCATGGATTGAGCGATGAAGCAGCGAATTATCCTGGGTTACCACGCCGACATGCCGCCGCAGGCTGTCCTGGGTAACGCCTGCGATGTCCTGACCATCGATGAGGATTCGGCCGGACTGGATCGGATAGAGACGCAGCAACAGATTGACCAGCGTCGATTTGCCGGCGCCGGAGGGACCGACAATACCGATCTTTTCACCGGGACGAATGACGAGCGACAGATCGGCAAAGACGGGCCTGGCGCCGCCATAGCGGAAATGGACGTGATCGAAGACGATCTCGCCTCTGGGAACCGCCAATGTGCCGGCGTCCGGCGCATCAAGGAGATCATGCGGCTTTGCAATGGTC contains:
- a CDS encoding sugar phosphate isomerase/epimerase family protein, encoding MSKIGVHSFVWSAGSSKEDLEKALTRSHELGFQLIEFSYLDPKLVDVKWLASRIEELSLDVAISMGLPAEGDISSEDPTIVAKGKDILDRAVALVRDLGGTKLAGILSSAHGKQERTPTKRGWDTSISTLSKVADQAKTSGVTLNLEIVNRFESNMLNTAAQGMAYIRDTGASNVFLHLDTFHMNIEEADVGLAIRHASDKIGYVHIGESHRGYLGTGNIDFAAIFDALVAVGWNDYVTFESFSTAIVDKDLSLKTAIWRNLWDDNVALARHARQFIELGLETASRKAELVKLAHLSG
- a CDS encoding ABC transporter substrate-binding protein encodes the protein MRMITKLLAATALAAAIAMPAAAKDLQKIGISVGLLGNPFFVATIKGIEDSAKKINPNVQVTSVSADYDLNKQVSQIDSFIAAGVDIIMLNAVDAKAIAPAVKKAQAAGVIVAAFDVSAPGADVTVMTNNIKAGEEACQYIIDQLKSKGNVVIINGPASSSILDRVQGCKNVLAKSPDIKVLSDDQNGQGSRDGGLAVMQGLLTRFDKIDAVFAINDPTGIGAELAAKQLNRHEFFITSVDGAPDIEKSLASSKSMIKASASQDPYTMAGDSLKMAVDVLNGKKPAQPTVLLDPKLITADNLKDYKGWTAAR
- a CDS encoding extracellular solute-binding protein, producing the protein MFSNFISINMASMLKKTGILAGATFVGLGMSTAVFAETLTVWDDHDSESRAAVMTELNANFQKAHPEVKLDHTVRDFQDLNLTLKLAVSSGDGPVVTKVNQGAGDMGAMVKENLLVPVDTYLKKYGWDKNQSDSLLARDRWSSKGEFGVGETYGISSLAEIVGLYYNEKVLKAAGVELPIKNFDDFLAALDKVKAAGTPPLTIGTAKGHLALHMLAGISQAHIDASDRKALDDLIYGRGGTWNTPGNLESVRLAQKWATNGYFSDGYQGISGDDAVQLFVAGQGAFLISGTWYFGDMQNNPDIHFMPIPAPAGIKHPLSVGGVDLAWAITGLAKSDKMKDLAGEYINYMVSKDASVTWARAGYLPATPVPEDAGVNASPLLKEGIAIWKSLNDDNALGHYPDWASPTMLKTFDENTPLLLANKQTPEELIGKLDADYAAYMKSK
- a CDS encoding ROK family transcriptional regulator, with the protein product MPNATQTPIARKISTNSVIRTILAKGSISRADIAKQTGLSKQTISDVVRSLESNGWLKPTGYTDGRLGRTAITYELDASAGFAASIDLGGTKIAAIICDLVGNVVAETKVPTNALGGLHLVDQFQAIIEDLAHNAGIDLSKLRIIVLATPGILDPATGHINVAPNIPGVETIDLRRLLSDRTATPVIIENDVNLAAQGERWRGHGSTSDNFAFVALGTGIGMGIIANGRLMRGARGGAGEIAYLPLGGEPFDPDGFTLGTLESAVGSAAMVRRYCGYGGQGKATVADLFSALVAGEPAAIAVIEETSRSIALAIAAIGATLDPELVIMGGSIGARPELVEAISRYLPRCTPYPPRIEISRFGNRAALIGGISIAVEHMHHELFGVDLQDP
- a CDS encoding GNAT family N-acetyltransferase, whose product is MPPKIDNYFIRPATENDVDALFHICLLTADAGADASALYSNPRLPGYVWAVPYLKFAPEFAFVLARHDRVVGYVVGTPDTASFDKALGRDWWPLVRREIAGLIPSTVKDADVLERIANPHSGTPGLEETYPAHLHINILPEAQSGGWGRLMIKTMLNKLSSHGVPAVHLGVSPANERAKGFYRHLGFEELSHDGHLAFVMKLDKPAI
- a CDS encoding carbohydrate ABC transporter permease, giving the protein MKRSPLDANASRNLIYILPGLLVYLALVLGPIIAAIGISFTEWNGIGSPNWVGFGNYAKLLSDETFYVALKNNALFMVFYCVIPIVVGLLLAALVWSLRQREQFALRTLLFLPYIMPTAVLGIIWHWLYNPAFGPINQALKLVGLGSIALPWLGDFTFVLPAVGIVASWYFFGFCMVLFLSGIQRIDPSLFEAARVDGASGSRIFFFITLPLLLPEIRIALLLTIIASIKSFDLIFTMTRGGPANATLVPNIYMYELGFQLNRYGYASAVAIIGAILVFTINYAVHRLVRPVNGGSAS
- a CDS encoding carbohydrate ABC transporter permease, whose protein sequence is MSRNFHGIGAVLPSRIILWLFAVLTVIPFALLILTSLKSRADLIQGAFVLPAYPHFENYANAWIEGHFNVYFLNSVLIVFPVVIVSIILGTLMGFSFAFLSFPFRRTIFVLLTIGMMVPTEAFIIPLYYEMRYVGLINTYAALILPQIAMSLPFATMFMASAMQQLPLEVIEAAVLDGASRRYILSKVIVPLMLPSMSTLALFLFIWTWNEFLIPLVLVNDDNYRTLPIGMLFFQGRYTVNTPVLTAGAVIVIGPLILAYMLFQRKLITGLTAGATK